One genomic window of Methanobrevibacter gottschalkii DSM 11977 includes the following:
- a CDS encoding DEAD/DEAH box helicase encodes MDAKSEEIFKKHLNNSKEYVKFKKLVNETRVYDIPKELTGELRAYQKIGYSWIVQNIKYNFGCILADDMGLGKTIQVLTAILHFKEQKHYDYEPSLIIVPPTLLSNWENEIKKFTPTLSYYIYHGANRTFPLDEYDIILTSYGVIRLDLDMFLDKKWFICVIDEAQNIKNPNTQQTKAIKSVPAFNKIALTGTPIENKLTDYWSIFDFVNKGYLSTLDNFKRDYVFRIERLEETSTLENFKTITKPFVLRRLKTDDNIKDELPDKIVNDIYCSLTKKQVLLYNAIMEGIFEDLEGKTGIERKGIILNIITGLKQACNHPAQYLRSDNPKINESGKMELLITILENILDVNEKVIIFTQYAKMGEIIKKLVSKKLKTDVLFLHGSLTQEKRSDIISTFQEDEDHKILVATLKTGGVGLNLTAAQNVIHYDLWWNPAIENQATDRVHRIGQEKDVMVYRFITKGTLEEVIDEMSKNKLNLAEKAISNDETFITEMSDEELKEKLSLRL; translated from the coding sequence ATGGATGCAAAATCTGAAGAAATATTTAAAAAACATTTAAACAATTCTAAAGAATATGTAAAATTCAAAAAACTTGTTAATGAAACAAGAGTTTATGATATTCCAAAAGAATTAACCGGTGAATTAAGAGCATACCAAAAGATAGGTTATTCCTGGATAGTTCAGAACATTAAATATAACTTTGGATGCATATTGGCTGATGACATGGGTCTTGGGAAAACAATACAAGTTTTAACTGCAATTCTTCACTTTAAAGAGCAAAAACATTATGATTATGAGCCATCCTTAATTATAGTACCTCCTACATTGTTATCCAACTGGGAAAATGAAATTAAAAAATTCACGCCTACACTTTCCTATTATATTTATCATGGTGCTAACAGAACATTCCCATTAGATGAATATGACATTATTTTAACATCATATGGAGTAATTAGACTGGATTTAGATATGTTTTTAGATAAAAAATGGTTCATATGTGTTATTGATGAGGCTCAGAACATTAAAAATCCAAACACACAACAAACAAAAGCAATAAAAAGTGTTCCTGCATTTAATAAAATTGCTCTTACAGGAACACCAATTGAAAATAAACTAACTGATTATTGGTCAATATTTGATTTTGTAAATAAAGGCTATTTATCAACATTAGACAATTTCAAAAGAGATTATGTTTTTAGAATCGAAAGGTTGGAAGAAACATCAACTTTAGAAAATTTTAAAACAATAACTAAGCCATTTGTGTTAAGACGTCTTAAAACTGATGACAACATCAAAGATGAGCTTCCCGACAAAATTGTTAATGACATATACTGTAGCTTAACCAAAAAACAAGTATTACTCTATAATGCAATAATGGAAGGAATTTTTGAAGATTTGGAAGGTAAAACAGGTATTGAAAGAAAAGGAATTATTTTAAATATTATAACTGGATTAAAACAAGCCTGCAATCACCCTGCACAATATTTGCGTTCAGATAATCCTAAAATTAATGAATCTGGAAAAATGGAGTTATTGATAACAATTTTAGAAAATATTTTAGATGTTAATGAAAAAGTAATAATATTTACCCAATATGCCAAAATGGGTGAGATTATTAAAAAATTAGTTTCTAAGAAATTAAAAACAGACGTTTTATTCTTACATGGCTCACTTACACAAGAAAAACGATCAGATATAATTTCAACATTCCAGGAAGATGAAGATCATAAAATTTTAGTTGCAACCCTTAAAACTGGAGGTGTGGGATTAAATTTAACTGCCGCACAAAATGTTATTCATTATGACTTATGGTGGAATCCGGCAATAGAAAATCAAGCAACAGATCGTGTACATCGAATTGGTCAAGAAAAAGATGTTATGGTATATAGATTTATAACAAAAGGAACATTAGAAGAAGTAATTGATGAGATGAGTAAAAATAAGTTGAATCTGGCTGAAAAAGCAATTAGTAATGATGAAACTTTCATCACCGAAATGAGTGATGAAGAACTTAAGGAAAAATTATCTTTAAGATTATAA